The DNA sequence CTTCTGCCTTTCTATATGCTACAGCGGCTGTCAATGCAGCGTTAAGTCCCGCCTACGCTGTCGGTTTTCACTCGATAATCAAGGAAGAATAAAACTCACTTTATCCGGTTTCGGTAAAATTGCCCCCGACGGCGTGGATACTACGGTCCTGCCTTGAGTCGTCCTGGATATGTTAGATGTTTTCAAGCCGTTGTTACGGCTCATTATCCCCGCATTTTTGGTGAAAAGTCGCAGCGGGAGCCGCAGTATACTCGTCGCCATTTTTCCCAGTAATGTCAGCAGAGTGGGAGTGGCCGAGGGTGGGACTGTGACCGTCGATGTagcatggatgtatttagaGATCGGGAGCTACTCTCCTTCTCATTGGCTAATACTCGTTGTCTTCATTGGTTGGATAGGTAGGCTCTAGTGTTCAGAGCCGTGTTTCTGCTCGTAGATAAGGccctatatatatacattatgtgAGTATATATGGTTTCTGCTGGGGTTAGGGTGAGAATACCAAGGTAAGCCATTCAGAGGCAGAATAAGGCAGAGTATTCATTTAGAATACTCATTCAGTGTAAGCATTTCTGATGTGTCTGTTGC is a window from the Perca fluviatilis chromosome 1, GENO_Pfluv_1.0, whole genome shotgun sequence genome containing:
- the smdt1b gene encoding single-pass membrane protein with aspartate-rich tail 1b — encoded protein: MATSILRLPLRLFTKNAGIMSRNNGLKTSNISRTTQGRTVVSTPSGAILPKPDKTPFGLIRMTAVVVPFLYVGTLISKNFAALLEEHDIFVPEDDDDDD